The following are encoded in a window of Diorhabda sublineata isolate icDioSubl1.1 chromosome 3, icDioSubl1.1, whole genome shotgun sequence genomic DNA:
- the LOC130441325 gene encoding uncharacterized protein LOC130441325 produces MFRLTAAIFFLSVATVIAFPTNNEQLDKATINDVAVNTVSEEKKVEQTVVSSDPQQPAAPASSIQITGITTGLNPSPAAPATENTPFKPVRTGSVFARFIDDIFQIPIAVLQNVAKLISNPFNQRKNPEVVATVS; encoded by the exons ATGTTTAGATTGACTGCTGCAATCTTCTTTTTATCGGTTGCAACCGTTATTGCCTTCCCTACCAACAATGAACAACTGGACAAG GCAACAATAAATGATGTGGCGGTGAATACAGTGTCAGAAGAAAAGAAAGTTGAACAAACTGTTGTGTCTTCTGATCCTCAGCAACCAGCAGCACCAGCATCATCAATTCAGATAACGGGTATCACTACCGGATTGAATCCATCACCTGCAGCACCCGCAACAGAAAATACCCCGTTCAAACCGGTTCGAACGGGATCTGTTTTCGCTAGATTCATCGATGATATATTCCAG ATTCCAATAGCAGTACTTCAGAATGTTGCAAAACTGATAAGCAATCCATTTAATCAACGAAAAAACCCAGAAGTAGTAGCTACAGTATCATAA
- the LOC130441267 gene encoding uncharacterized protein LOC130441267 isoform X1, which yields MKMLTMIGVVIIAALNVIRAAPTSNTDDSTFKFPITFENGKIGVNFLGFHAAAGLGGILTGNEADGGLQAEAGTPFGQKAWAGLGGGVNGAGRSAGGLYAGATAGGGVGAKAGIGGTAGSEGSFGTSYAGASAGGLYKGRVKSIGQPAINISERKENVAAAVGDVGAGGSLDFHVGLGANVNSQANYNTAGGYKVKQFQQEFVEEDSPVDTSNVQVIAKKEKVKNIQKTVVEQDIDEPQAALNLDVRAQGIVAQQPPPVQLPVYVEKRKYKLRRRPHHRKQVIITNTFVKPPPVEIPAYRYTEDIVEEPAPVIVKEKTITHGINVPVPTLNAAEELVANFAGHLEVPPPKPVVVGNVGLSKSFSLGAEAVKTAPLLNIQASKQISING from the exons ATGAAAATGCTCACAATGATAGGTGTTGTTATTATAGCTGCCTTAAACGTCATTAGAGCAGCACCCACATCTAATACAGACGATTCA ACATTCAAGTTTCCAATAACTTTCGAAAACGGTAAAATCGGAGTTAACTTCTTGGGTTTCCACGCCGCCGCAGGTCTTGGTGGAATTTTAACAGGAAACGAAGCCGACGGGGGTTTACAAGCTGAAGCAGGTACACCTTTCGGACAAAAAGCATGGGCTGGTTTAGGAGGAGGAGTAAATGGAGCAG GTAGATCAGCCGGAGGTCTATATGCCGGAGCAACGGCAGGAGGAGGAGTTGGTGCAAAAGCTGGTATAGGAGGAACTGCTGGTTCCGAAGGTTCTTTCGGTACATCCTACGCAGGAGCTTCTGCTGGTGGACTATATAAAGGAAGAGTTAAAAGTATCGGCCAACCAGCGATTAATATATCTGAGAGGAAAGAAAACGTTGCAGCAG CTGTTGGAGATGTAGGAGCAGGAGGGAGTCTCGATTTCCATGTTGGTTTAGGTGCGAATGTGAATTCTCAAGCGAATTATAATACAGCTGGAGGGTATAAAGTGAAACAGTTCCAACAAGAATTTGTTGAAGAGGACAGTCCtg TGGATACATCTAATGTTCAAGTTATTGCCAAGAAAGAAAAAGTGAAGAACATACAAAAAACTGTTGTTGAGCAGGATATTGATGAACCTCAAGCTGCTCTGAATTTGGACGTAAg AGCACAAGGTATTGTTGCACAGCAACCACCACCAGTACAGTTACCCGTCTAcgtagaaaaaagaaaatacaaactACGTAGACGCCCCCATCATCGCAAACAAGT CATCATCACAAACACTTTCGTAAAACCACCCCCAGTAGAAATCCCCGCATACAGATATACTGAAGATATTGTAGAAGAACCTGCTCCAGTTATTGTAAAGGAAAAAACTATAACTCACGGGATAAAT GTCCCTGTCCCGACGTTGAATGCAGCGGAAGAATTAGTAGCTAATTTCGCAGGACATTTAGAAGTACCTCCTCCAAAACCAGTAGTTGTTGGTAACGTAGGTCTTAGTAAATCCTTCTCTTTAGGAGCAGAAGCTGTTAAAACAGCacctttattaaatattcaagcTTCCAAACAAATTTCCATCAATGGTTAA
- the LOC130441267 gene encoding uncharacterized protein LOC130441267 isoform X2, giving the protein MKMLTMIGVVIIAALNVIRAAPTSNTDDSTFKFPITFENGKIGVNFLGFHAAAGLGGILTGNEADGGLQAEAGTPFGQKAWAGLGGGVNGAGRSAGGLYAGATAGGGVGAKAGIGGTAGSEGSFGTSYAGASAGGLYKGRVKSIGQPAINISERKENVAAVDTSNVQVIAKKEKVKNIQKTVVEQDIDEPQAALNLDVRAQGIVAQQPPPVQLPVYVEKRKYKLRRRPHHRKQVIITNTFVKPPPVEIPAYRYTEDIVEEPAPVIVKEKTITHGINVPVPTLNAAEELVANFAGHLEVPPPKPVVVGNVGLSKSFSLGAEAVKTAPLLNIQASKQISING; this is encoded by the exons ATGAAAATGCTCACAATGATAGGTGTTGTTATTATAGCTGCCTTAAACGTCATTAGAGCAGCACCCACATCTAATACAGACGATTCA ACATTCAAGTTTCCAATAACTTTCGAAAACGGTAAAATCGGAGTTAACTTCTTGGGTTTCCACGCCGCCGCAGGTCTTGGTGGAATTTTAACAGGAAACGAAGCCGACGGGGGTTTACAAGCTGAAGCAGGTACACCTTTCGGACAAAAAGCATGGGCTGGTTTAGGAGGAGGAGTAAATGGAGCAG GTAGATCAGCCGGAGGTCTATATGCCGGAGCAACGGCAGGAGGAGGAGTTGGTGCAAAAGCTGGTATAGGAGGAACTGCTGGTTCCGAAGGTTCTTTCGGTACATCCTACGCAGGAGCTTCTGCTGGTGGACTATATAAAGGAAGAGTTAAAAGTATCGGCCAACCAGCGATTAATATATCTGAGAGGAAAGAAAACGTTGCAGCAG TGGATACATCTAATGTTCAAGTTATTGCCAAGAAAGAAAAAGTGAAGAACATACAAAAAACTGTTGTTGAGCAGGATATTGATGAACCTCAAGCTGCTCTGAATTTGGACGTAAg AGCACAAGGTATTGTTGCACAGCAACCACCACCAGTACAGTTACCCGTCTAcgtagaaaaaagaaaatacaaactACGTAGACGCCCCCATCATCGCAAACAAGT CATCATCACAAACACTTTCGTAAAACCACCCCCAGTAGAAATCCCCGCATACAGATATACTGAAGATATTGTAGAAGAACCTGCTCCAGTTATTGTAAAGGAAAAAACTATAACTCACGGGATAAAT GTCCCTGTCCCGACGTTGAATGCAGCGGAAGAATTAGTAGCTAATTTCGCAGGACATTTAGAAGTACCTCCTCCAAAACCAGTAGTTGTTGGTAACGTAGGTCTTAGTAAATCCTTCTCTTTAGGAGCAGAAGCTGTTAAAACAGCacctttattaaatattcaagcTTCCAAACAAATTTCCATCAATGGTTAA
- the LOC130441267 gene encoding glycine-rich protein 1 isoform X3: MKMLTMIGVVIIAALNVIRAAPTSNTDDSTFKFPITFENGKIGVNFLGFHAAAGLGGILTGNEADGGLQAEAGTPFGQKAWAGLGGGVNGAGRSAGGLYAGATAGGGVGAKAGIGGTAGSEGSFGTSYAGASAGGLYKGRVKSIGQPAINISERKENVAAAVGDVGAGGSLDFHVGLGANVNSQANYNTAGGYKVKQFQQEFVEEDSPVDTSNVQVIAKKEKVKNIQKTVVEQDIDEPQAALNLDVRAQGIVAQQPPPVQLPVYVEKRKYKLRRRPHHRKQVSLSRR, encoded by the exons ATGAAAATGCTCACAATGATAGGTGTTGTTATTATAGCTGCCTTAAACGTCATTAGAGCAGCACCCACATCTAATACAGACGATTCA ACATTCAAGTTTCCAATAACTTTCGAAAACGGTAAAATCGGAGTTAACTTCTTGGGTTTCCACGCCGCCGCAGGTCTTGGTGGAATTTTAACAGGAAACGAAGCCGACGGGGGTTTACAAGCTGAAGCAGGTACACCTTTCGGACAAAAAGCATGGGCTGGTTTAGGAGGAGGAGTAAATGGAGCAG GTAGATCAGCCGGAGGTCTATATGCCGGAGCAACGGCAGGAGGAGGAGTTGGTGCAAAAGCTGGTATAGGAGGAACTGCTGGTTCCGAAGGTTCTTTCGGTACATCCTACGCAGGAGCTTCTGCTGGTGGACTATATAAAGGAAGAGTTAAAAGTATCGGCCAACCAGCGATTAATATATCTGAGAGGAAAGAAAACGTTGCAGCAG CTGTTGGAGATGTAGGAGCAGGAGGGAGTCTCGATTTCCATGTTGGTTTAGGTGCGAATGTGAATTCTCAAGCGAATTATAATACAGCTGGAGGGTATAAAGTGAAACAGTTCCAACAAGAATTTGTTGAAGAGGACAGTCCtg TGGATACATCTAATGTTCAAGTTATTGCCAAGAAAGAAAAAGTGAAGAACATACAAAAAACTGTTGTTGAGCAGGATATTGATGAACCTCAAGCTGCTCTGAATTTGGACGTAAg AGCACAAGGTATTGTTGCACAGCAACCACCACCAGTACAGTTACCCGTCTAcgtagaaaaaagaaaatacaaactACGTAGACGCCCCCATCATCGCAAACAAGT GTCCCTGTCCCGACGTTGA